The window CTTCGGCCACCAGGATTTCGATCAGTTCGGCATAATCCATGCCGCAGCGTTCGCCGGCGGCCGCGAAACCGGCATCCGGCGACAGGCACGGGTTGGGGTTGATGTCGATGACATGGATTTCGCCCGATGCCGCCACCCGGAAATCGACGCGCGCGTATCCGGCCAATCCGAACACATCCCAACAGCGCAGACCCGCGCGGATCATGCCCTGGATCAGGTCGTTGTCCGCGAGGCCGAAGGCGCGGCTCGATGCGGCCCAGGCCGGGGAGCCCTCATGCCATTTGGCCGCGTAGTGCAGGATGCGCGGGCCGGCCATGGCCGGGTCGAACAGCATTTCGGCCACGGGCAGCACGCACACCCGTTTTCCAGGCCCTCCGAGCAGGGCCAGGTTGAATTCCCGACCGTCCACGTATTTTTCGGCCACGCAGTCTCCGCCCATGGCCGGAGCCAGCGCGCGCATGGTCTGAACCAGCTCCGAAGCGGTGCGGACCGCGACCACGCAGTTTTCGTCCAGGCCCACGGAGGCGTCCTCGAAGCGGGATTTGACGATATAGGTTCCCGGGCCGGGGAATCCGCCCCGCGATACATCGCCAAGACACAGGCCGGGCGGGGTCAAAATGCCGCTGGCGTTCATGATCCGCGCCGCTGCGGCCTTGTCTCCGGCCAGAAGCAGGGCGGCTTCCTCATTGCCGGTGAAGGGCAGGCCGAGCCGGCGGTACAGGGCTGGCGCGACGCAGGCCAGGGTTGTCTGGCCGTCATGGGATTCGACCAGGTTGAAGACCACGTCCGGGGCGAAGCGGCGCAGATCCGTTTCCA of the Deltaproteobacteria bacterium genome contains:
- a CDS encoding D-alanine--D-alanine ligase, whose translation is MPERPRKPFTGRVAVVREAVTAQAGPDAQDTLIQAEAVCRALSRATCAEIELGDSLPALETDLRRFAPDVVFNLVESHDGQTTLACVAPALYRRLGLPFTGNEEAALLLAGDKAAAARIMNASGILTPPGLCLGDVSRGGFPGPGTYIVKSRFEDASVGLDENCVVAVRTASELVQTMRALAPAMGGDCVAEKYVDGREFNLALLGGPGKRVCVLPVAEMLFDPAMAGPRILHYAAKWHEGSPAWAASSRAFGLADNDLIQGMIRAGLRCWDVFGLAGYARVDFRVAASGEIHVIDINPNPCLSPDAGFAAAGERCGMDYAELIEILVAEALWRRSGRPRRELQ